gtattgttgaaggctttcaccgctggaatcaactggctgttgtgggttttccaggctgttggctgtggtctggtggttttagcttttAATGTTTGGCCACccaaaggtgccagccacagatgtgggtgaaatgttaggagctaaaaccaccagaccatagtcacacagcccagaaaatccacaacagccaatggTGCAAATTCAGAAAATCAGGGGCATGCCCCAAGGAATTCACAATCGGGATCTTGGCAGCATGAGGGAAAGGGTAGTGAATAAGCCTGACAAGGTCTTTTTAGTCCATATGCTTTGGGTCAGGTTTTAGTGAAATAATAGTGTGGGCATCTTTGTGACTTGGATTAAGCACATGAAGTAATGTATGgaatatctcccccccccaaaagcaaatGTTATGTTTGTGAGGCAAAAGGCAACTTTTCAACAGCAAATATTGGAAGAACTATTTCATATGCTGTAAATGGAGACCATGTTGTGTGATTTGTACATTCTAGCAGTCCATTTGTCCTTTTTCATGAATTTGAGTCAGTTTTCCATGTTTAGTCATATGGTTTAGTGGAATGTAGAAAATGTTACAATACCAACTTGCTTCAGTAGGAACAGAAATGACAGAATGTGCGGAAATGTAACAGATGTTGTTTCTTTCAGTGATAATTCACAGGTTTTTCAGCCTTACGTCTTGCGAACCCGCAGAAACAGCACAACAGTTATGAACCGGCACAGCATGGTAAGTGCCTTCACTGGAGACCAATTACTGTGATACTAACAAGCAACGACCTGTAATGCTGTGTATGTAATGATGCAGAATGCTTGTGCTAGTTTGAGGATAGAGAGACTTGGGATAGTCTAGAAGAGGAGGTATTTGAGATGGGTCTGTAGTTAAAGCCTTATTGCAgtaatattattgttgttggatCTCTCAGTGAAAAGCAGCAGGACTTTGATCATGTGGAAATAATGTTTATCTCTGTGTATATTTATCTAGCTAGATGTAGCTATAATCAGGGGCTCCCCAAGGAGTGTTAATTGTTCACAGTCATTTGTGGGGAGGTGTTCTGAGGATAAAGTTATCAGGCCCTGACTCTAGTGTACCTCAGCTAACGACTAGTGAGTTACAGCAGTAATTTTCAGACTTTTTGTTCAAGTACACTAGTGTGTTgagaaagctttaaaaatgcctttgAACTGAATGTACCCACTAACAGGACACTGCGCAGTGGCTATATGTTATAACTTGCCCTTAGAATAGTGACTAATGTAGAGACAACAGCTAAACTTCTGAGTTTGAGTATTTATTATATGTTCAGCTTATGCTTTTTACTCTAAAAGTAAACCTTCAGGTTTAATACATAAAAATATCCTTAGTTATTAGAAGTCCTAAGTAATTTCCTAAACAAGGAACTTGGAGATGTTTTGTTCTGTGAGTGGTTCAGCAAAAACAAAGTAGAAGGGATGTGGGCTGGAGGGAGATCAGGGGAGAGAAATATCTATATATTGTGACTGCTCAAAACTTTCCAAAGCAAAATGCAGTCTGTTCTTTGTTGACTGCACTTCACAATTACCTTGACAAAGTGTTTTGTGAAGCACAAAAAAGTCAAAGCCAGTTTTAAAGTCCattgcatcaaaatacaaacctCTGTTTTCTtgacacttttaaaaagtgattgtAAAAGACAGGAGCATGGAACAATGCTGGTGTCCAATCAGATACCAGGGTGGGATGGAATATTCCTGGGTGTGGAGCcaatattagttggcttccacccagggtTTAGGGCCAAGTGCACAGCGCTCGGGCCCTCAGATTTACGCTACATTTAGCACTGTGGAGGGCTTTCCGGtggcaaagttttaaaaaagttttctttgcCTCCCCATTCTGCCAAAAAGCCTCCTGGAGGCACCAGGGTGACAACACAGCAGCCTCAATTGCTTTTGATGGGGATGTAAATTTGTAGTAATTCCAATTCACAATAGCTAAGTCAGTATATTTCTCTGTATGCTATGAATTGCGGTGTTAGTACGTTAATTAAgataagaaataaatatttctccaaCTATTACCGCCTTTCATCTGCACAgaaaaacattttgtaaataGCAGATCAGTCTTGAGAGCGAAAGACCATATGTTGTTGAAAAAAAGAAGTTCCACATCTGAAGTTCAAATACATAGTTGGTTGTCTAATGCTATTTAGTGAGTTTGTGTATTGTTATAGTGGGTTAATATATACACAGCTGTTCATCATAGTTTGCAGTACAATTAGGCAATAGTTTCTTTTGCATGATGGAAGCTTTCATACTTTTTTCAAGGAGAGTGAATATTCCTTCAGTGCTATATCAGTGAGGAGTTTTCAGGGCCAACAGCTTTGGAGCAGAGGCTGAGTGGTAGTATATTTCTCCTACACTAAAGTGGACAAGATGGAATTTGAGTGCGTAAATAGTCTACAGTCACTGAAGGTGGAAGATACAGAGGTTGTTGGTATTTCTGTTATACAGCTGAAGCTTTTGTTCTCTGTTGATTAATAGAAAGTATGCATACATACTGCAGGCAGTGCTCAGAAGTTACTGCGAACATGAATCATATTAGCAGCAGGTCATTTCAATGAGTGCTTGGTTCTTAGATAAAGTTGAGCTTTAAACAAAATCTAGGTTGTAATTTCTGAAATTTATGCTTTTTTCCTCCTCACTTCAGCTGGTGTCATCATCCCCAATACGTATCCCTAGCAGCCGGCTCCATCAGATCAGAAGGGTAAGGAACAGTCTGCTTCTTGGGGGTACCACCTTTTGATTGGATCTGATTTCTTCtataaaatgtattttgttaCTTCCTCAAATATTCTTGGTATAATTATGGCCTTGATACAACTGTGACACCAATTCCAAACCTTGCGCACCCACTAGTTCTAGAATTCAGAAGCACAAATGTTGCACATAGGCAGATGAACATGTATTAATATATTCAGTGCAAATTCTGGGATTCCTAGTTTGCATGACAGAAGAAGGAAGGTAAGTATTATATTTGACTGTATTAACTATCTAGAATGTACTTGTTTACATTATAAAGCAGAATTATATGGTCAGCAGAATTGTATATTCTGTgattgtaccacttcagagtGTAGATGGAGGGTTGTGGATTTGAATTCTTCCTTTATAACTAGAAAATAGGTAGGGTGAAGACTTCTTCCTGACAGGTTTACTTCCTGAGTGTACTCCTCTTTAGTATGGGAAGCATTCAGATCTACAATCCCCCATCTGAGGTGGGATAGTACAGCTGCACCATGCAGCTGGGCGGATTTGCGCATCTCAGCTCTAGTTCTAAAAGCAATGATTGTTACAGGAAGTAATATTTTGCTGGACCGAAAGTTATCAAGATCTAAGAGatacatttcttttatttctacAGGAGGAAGGAGTGGATTTGATGAACAGAGAAACCGCACATGAAAGGTAGGTGTAATTGCTGTGCTCTAAGAAAGCAGCCAGCCCTGTCATCTTGTAGCCACTGATGAACCTTTTTGTGTTTTAGGGAAGTGCAAACAGCAATGCAGATAAGCCAGTCATGGGAGGAAAGCTTGAGCCTGGTAATCTCTTTAAAgatgtttaatattttaattccaCTCTTTCACTTAACTAGTGAGCTTAAGTGGGGAAAAAGTGCAATAGCTCAAGTGGAGAGTACTTCAGGCTCCACTGTTCAACCATCCTGTTTTTCAAATTGTTGGGGCTCAGTGTCCAGAGCTATTGTGTACTGTGGGACTGTAAACATGGCATGTTGTATTCTCAGAGTGACAACGACTTGGACAAATCTGAGAAATCTTCATCTCCAAAGAGGATAGATTTCATTCCCGTTTCTCCAGCACCTTCACCTACAAGGGGAATAGGAAAGGTATGTATGCAAAAAGATGTAAGAATGTTGAATGCTTTCTGGAATAACCTTTTTGCTTTATCTTAGTTTAACTATTCTCTGACTGAGCTTAAACTACAATTGGGATCATAAGAAATTTGCAAGTTTCACATTGTATCTCATGTGAAAAGTGATATGAAAGAAATAGAGTGATCTTTGTTGATGTGACAGCCTGATCGTACGTATGTTTATATGTAAGAGGAGAACATCTCATTGAGTTCAACAGAATTGATAGGTTCTAGCCCTTACACATGGATAGTGCTCAGAAGAGCTCTGCTTGTCTATTTCTAATTCTGTTAAAGCTTTATTGACAACCCATGGTGTAACAGTGAAATGAATGGACATACCCTttggcacagattttttttttaattctcctggGTTATGGCATCACTTTGCTAAGTGAGATGAAAGAAACATAAAATTTTACTGGTTTCTGTAAAACCTTGAATTTTTAGGGGCTGAAGTGTTGAGTTCCAAATGTCTTCAAAGATTGTGAATATGATTGTGTTTCCTAGCAATGTTTTTCACCATCCTTGCAAATGTTCGTGAGTAGTAATGGATTGCCTCCAAGCCCCATTCCCAGTCCCACAAGGAGATTTTCAAAGTAAGTTGATATGTCTTAAACTTAATAGGAAGCAGTTGGACTGCTGTAATGTGCACCGATATGTGGCCTGGGCAGGAGACCAAAGTTGGTTCAGCATCAAAGGCTTCTTATGCACAAGCTATTTCTATTTCATTTTAGTTGCAAGTACGTCTCAGTGAAGCTTGTGCAGATATTCCTGTTATGTGCTCACAGTTGCAGGTCTTCGTTATGTGGGCATGGCATGCAATGTCTGCATGGCTTCAGGAGAGTTTTTTAGACAGTCTAAATTGGTTCAGGCATATAGCTGCTAAGCCTTGTAATAGAGATGAGAAGGACCGTCTGGGATAAAACTCTCTGAAATGAATGACAGCAAACTTTCCATTAATAGTATAATGAAACAATGCCCTATGGAGAACTGTAGCTCTCTTATGTTCAGTGCTAGTCTCTCAAGAATTGCCCATTGATGTCTGTTCCACAGAGCTTTGAACAAGGCTGTCTGTTTCATGGATTAATGACATGATGAGATGGAATACATTTTCCACTTCATCTTATACTCCCTAGAAGCATCTGAATGTGGGTGGAGTGTGCAAGTTCAAGGGCTCTTCTGAATGGGGATGGTTCCAGTGTTAGGGAGAGGAAATGATAGCTGCTCTTTAAGGATGCAAGAACTATTACTGTCTTCAACAAGCTGTTGAAGTCACTGCTATTGCTGGAAGTTCATCCTGTACTTGCATTTCAATAAGGAACGcagatttaacacacacacacacacacatatatatttataaaggGATTTTCTGCAGAAAATGTTGCAAATATGGTAAGCAGTGGCACTTTTGCTGTTAATCTGGCAGGTGGTGTAATGGTTACTTGCAGCCGCTAAATGCTAGTGGCTTGTAAGCTAGAAAAAGAAAGCATGATAAAAAATAGGTGATTTGGCAAAAAGTGAAAACTGCCTGCAATGTCTCCCTATGATGGAAAAAATATAGAATCAGGAAAGAAAAGGCTGTCTTATTATGGCtttgtttctttgaaataaacTCTTAATTAGAATGTGAATCaatttcataccctgcttttctcaacctttaaagagtctcaaagtgttttacagtcaccttcccctcccctccccacaacagacactttgtgagataggtggggtatgagagttctgagagaactgtgtctagctcaaggtcatccagtaggcttatgtggaggagtggggaaag
The nucleotide sequence above comes from Sphaerodactylus townsendi isolate TG3544 linkage group LG13, MPM_Stown_v2.3, whole genome shotgun sequence. Encoded proteins:
- the PABIR2 gene encoding PABIR family member 2 isoform X1, with protein sequence MAQAEKMELDLELPPAGSDGGGLRRSNSAPLIHGLSDNSQVFQPYVLRTRRNSTTVMNRHSMLVSSSPIRIPSSRLHQIRREEGVDLMNRETAHEREVQTAMQISQSWEESLSLSDNDLDKSEKSSSPKRIDFIPVSPAPSPTRGIGKQCFSPSLQMFVSSNGLPPSPIPSPTRRFSNRRSQSPINCIRPSVLGPIKRKGEMETESQPKRLFQGTTNMLSPDVTHLTDLSSCLSSDILDGSTSSVSSSSDSLAKGSTTTESPVACSNSCSSFILMDDLSPK
- the PABIR2 gene encoding PABIR family member 2 isoform X2; amino-acid sequence: MAQAEKMELDLELPPAGSDGGGLRRSNSAPLIHGLSDNSQVFQPYVLRTRRNSTTVMNRHSMLVSSSPIRIPSSRLHQIRREEGVDLMNRETAHEREVQTAMQISQSWEESLSLSDNDLDKSEKSSSPKRIDFIPVSPAPSPTRGIGKQCFSPSLQMFVSSNGLPPSPIPSPTRRFSKRSQSPINCIRPSVLGPIKRKGEMETESQPKRLFQGTTNMLSPDVTHLTDLSSCLSSDILDGSTSSVSSSSDSLAKGSTTTESPVACSNSCSSFILMDDLSPK
- the PABIR2 gene encoding PABIR family member 2 isoform X3, whose product is MAQAEKMELDLELPPAGSDGGGLRRSNSAPLIHGLSDNSQVFQPYVLRTRRNSTTVMNRHSMLVSSSPIRIPSSRLHQIRREEGVDLMNRETAHEREVQTAMQISQSWEESLSLSDNDLDKSEKSSSPKRIDFIPVSPAPSPTRGIGKQCFSPSLQMFVSSNGLPPSPIPSPTRRFSNRRSQSPINCIRPSVLGPIKRKGEMETESQPKRLFQGTTNMLSPDVTHLTDLSSW